One region of Vibrio sp. FE10 genomic DNA includes:
- a CDS encoding choline ABC transporter substrate-binding protein yields the protein MTTLNIQNVTTKTLTALAISSFAFGANASIEPQQCENVRFADVGWTDITATTAVTSELLKGLGYKTKTDLLSVPVTYSSMANGDIDVFLGNWMPTMEGDIAKYREAGTVDTVRANLEGAKYTLAVPKYVYDAGVKTFADLAKNADKFKDRIYGIEPGNDGNRLIQSMIDSDAFGLKDFSLVESSEAGMVSQVSRAARRSQWIVYLGWAPHPMNSNVEMEYLSGGDDFFGPNYGGANVYTNVRSNYVSECANVGQLLQNLEFTLEMENHLMEEILNQKVKPEKAAQQWLNANPQQVEAWLDNVKTHKGESATQAVTEYLKQVKA from the coding sequence ATGACGACTCTAAATATTCAGAACGTGACAACAAAAACGTTAACAGCACTAGCCATCAGTTCATTTGCATTTGGTGCTAACGCTTCTATCGAACCACAACAATGTGAAAACGTACGCTTCGCTGATGTTGGTTGGACAGACATTACCGCGACAACGGCTGTCACTTCAGAGCTACTGAAAGGTCTAGGCTACAAAACCAAAACCGACCTACTTTCAGTTCCGGTCACTTACTCTTCGATGGCCAATGGCGACATTGATGTCTTCCTAGGTAACTGGATGCCAACAATGGAAGGCGATATCGCGAAGTACCGCGAAGCAGGAACGGTTGACACTGTGCGTGCCAACCTTGAAGGCGCAAAATACACGCTTGCTGTTCCTAAATACGTGTATGACGCAGGCGTAAAAACCTTCGCTGACCTTGCAAAAAATGCCGACAAATTTAAAGACCGCATCTACGGTATTGAGCCGGGCAACGATGGCAACCGTCTAATCCAGTCAATGATCGACTCAGACGCTTTTGGTTTGAAAGATTTCAGCTTAGTTGAATCAAGTGAAGCGGGCATGGTATCGCAAGTATCTCGCGCTGCTCGTCGTAGCCAGTGGATCGTTTATCTAGGCTGGGCACCGCACCCAATGAACAGCAACGTTGAGATGGAATACCTATCAGGTGGTGACGACTTCTTCGGCCCGAACTACGGCGGAGCAAATGTTTACACCAATGTTCGTTCAAACTACGTGTCTGAGTGTGCAAACGTCGGTCAACTTCTGCAAAACCTAGAGTTCACTCTAGAGATGGAAAACCATCTAATGGAAGAGATTCTTAACCAAAAAGTGAAGCCAGAAAAAGCGGCGCAACAGTGGTTAAACGCTAACCCACAACAAGTTGAAGCTTGGTTAGACAACGTAAAAACGCATAAAGGTGAATCAGCGACGCAAGCGGTTACTGAATACCTAAAACAAGTTAAAGCTTAG
- the choW gene encoding choline ABC transporter permease subunit, producing the protein MNFITENKIPVGQWMEAGVDWLTINAAGFFDAISIFLETIIMFLVDVFKWMPPALPIVITAAIAWYLHRKPSLVIFVVAALLTILNLGYWQEMLETFVLVFAATTISVLIGVPVGIMAAHRPWLYTVLRPILDLMQTVPTFVYLIPTLVLFGLGIVPGLISTIIFAIAAPIRLTYLGVTKVPEELIEAGKAFGASRMKLLMKVELPAALPSIMAGVTQCIMLSLSMVVIAALVGADGLGKPVVRALNTVNISQGFEAGLAIVLVAIILDRLCKTPNQKEA; encoded by the coding sequence GTGAATTTTATTACGGAAAACAAAATCCCTGTTGGTCAATGGATGGAAGCGGGTGTTGATTGGTTAACGATCAATGCAGCAGGATTCTTTGACGCTATTTCGATTTTTTTAGAAACTATCATTATGTTTTTAGTCGATGTATTTAAGTGGATGCCACCGGCTTTACCAATCGTGATTACTGCTGCGATTGCATGGTATTTACACCGTAAACCCTCGCTTGTGATTTTCGTGGTTGCAGCCTTGCTGACCATTTTAAACCTTGGCTACTGGCAAGAAATGCTGGAAACCTTTGTCCTCGTGTTTGCAGCGACAACGATTTCCGTATTAATTGGCGTTCCAGTTGGCATTATGGCCGCGCATCGCCCTTGGTTGTATACGGTGCTTAGACCCATCCTTGATTTAATGCAGACGGTTCCGACGTTTGTGTATCTGATTCCGACTTTGGTTCTATTCGGCTTGGGCATCGTTCCTGGCTTAATCTCGACCATCATCTTCGCTATTGCCGCGCCAATTCGTTTGACTTATTTAGGCGTCACCAAAGTGCCTGAAGAGTTGATTGAAGCGGGTAAAGCGTTTGGTGCGAGCCGCATGAAATTGCTGATGAAGGTCGAATTGCCGGCTGCCTTACCAAGCATTATGGCGGGTGTCACCCAATGTATTATGTTGTCGCTTTCGATGGTGGTTATCGCCGCTCTTGTCGGTGCTGACGGACTTGGTAAACCTGTTGTTCGTGCATTGAACACAGTGAACATCTCACAAGGTTTTGAAGCCGGACTGGCGATCGTATTAGTCGCTATCATTCTTGATCGCTTGTGCAAAACACCAAACCAGAAGGAAGCTTAA
- the choV gene encoding choline ABC transporter ATP-binding protein: MSISQEQKTMDAITIKNLDVVFGDKPKQALELLDQGKTRQEIIDETGQVVGVDNVSLTVEEGEICVLMGLSGSGKSSLLRAVNGLNEISRGSLAIKDGDKLVDLGEQCDEATLRHLRTHRVSMVFQKFALMPWLNVLDNVAFGLEMQGVAKDVRRAKAREQLEMVGLAEWETKYPHELSGGMQQRVGLARAFAMDTDILLMDEPFSALDPLIRAQLQDELILLQNKLNKTILFVSHDLDEALKIGNNIAIMESGKLIQHGKPEEIVLTPKTEYVKDFVAHTNPLNVLKGRSLMQPLDSLKQEDESWKICDAKDLWIEQSEGTLSVKGESTLALVEWNESDDLTAISASSVVVASPEIGMRDAIKLKQLSNHPILLVEDNKLVGILDNSEFYNALTGNFQMNTAA, translated from the coding sequence ATGTCTATCTCTCAGGAACAAAAGACTATGGATGCGATTACCATTAAAAACCTTGATGTTGTGTTTGGTGATAAGCCGAAGCAAGCGCTTGAGCTGCTCGACCAAGGTAAAACTCGTCAAGAGATCATCGATGAGACTGGCCAAGTCGTTGGCGTAGATAATGTGTCGCTGACCGTTGAAGAAGGTGAGATTTGTGTGCTGATGGGTTTGTCTGGTTCTGGTAAATCATCTTTGCTTCGCGCAGTTAACGGCTTGAATGAGATCAGCCGTGGTTCATTGGCGATCAAAGATGGCGATAAGCTGGTTGATTTAGGTGAACAGTGTGACGAAGCGACCTTACGTCACCTTCGTACTCACCGCGTCTCCATGGTATTCCAAAAATTTGCCCTAATGCCTTGGTTAAACGTGTTAGATAACGTGGCGTTTGGTCTTGAAATGCAAGGTGTAGCCAAAGATGTTCGTCGTGCTAAAGCGCGTGAACAACTTGAAATGGTGGGTTTGGCAGAGTGGGAAACCAAATATCCGCATGAGCTTTCTGGCGGTATGCAGCAACGTGTTGGCCTAGCGCGTGCATTTGCGATGGATACTGACATTCTTCTTATGGATGAACCGTTTTCAGCGCTTGATCCGCTGATTCGCGCGCAGTTACAAGATGAGCTAATCCTATTGCAAAACAAGCTTAACAAAACGATTCTGTTCGTGAGCCATGATTTAGATGAAGCACTGAAGATTGGTAATAACATTGCGATCATGGAGTCAGGCAAATTGATTCAACACGGTAAGCCTGAAGAGATCGTACTTACGCCAAAAACGGAATACGTGAAAGATTTTGTCGCACACACTAACCCGCTGAACGTACTCAAAGGTCGTTCGTTGATGCAGCCTCTGGATTCTTTGAAACAAGAAGATGAAAGCTGGAAGATCTGTGATGCTAAAGACTTATGGATTGAGCAGAGTGAAGGTACTTTGTCTGTAAAAGGTGAATCGACGTTGGCACTTGTTGAGTGGAACGAATCTGACGATTTGACGGCAATCAGCGCGTCGAGTGTTGTAGTGGCAAGCCCAGAGATCGGTATGCGTGATGCGATTAAACTGAAACAGCTAAGTAATCACCCGATTTTGCTGGTAGAAGACAATAAACTGGTCGGTATTTTGGATAACAGTGAATTTTATAATGCGCTTACTGGTAACTTTCAGATGAATACCGCCGCGTAA
- a CDS encoding MarR family winged helix-turn-helix transcriptional regulator has translation MDKHDEILVAIRQIIRAIDLHSKKLSKEYGLTGPQLILMRAIQEMGNVTIKELSNQTNVSQATTTTIIDRLELNGYVQRIRSVADRRKVHANLTEKGQELLNNAPPPLQDNFVKKFQNLEAWEQSLLLSSMQRVSAMMNAEDIDAAPVLQLEGIANVAKS, from the coding sequence TTGGATAAACATGACGAAATCTTGGTCGCTATTCGCCAAATTATTCGCGCTATCGATTTACACTCGAAAAAGCTGAGTAAAGAGTATGGTTTGACGGGCCCTCAATTGATTTTAATGCGCGCAATCCAAGAGATGGGTAATGTGACGATCAAAGAATTGTCTAATCAAACTAATGTGAGTCAAGCGACGACAACGACGATCATCGATCGTCTAGAGCTTAATGGTTATGTGCAGCGTATCCGTAGTGTTGCTGATCGACGTAAAGTTCATGCGAATTTGACAGAGAAAGGCCAAGAGCTACTTAACAATGCGCCACCACCGCTACAAGATAACTTCGTTAAAAAATTCCAAAACCTAGAAGCGTGGGAGCAAAGCCTGCTGCTTTCTTCGATGCAACGAGTGTCTGCAATGATGAACGCAGAAGACATCGACGCTGCTCCAGTTCTACAGCTTGAAGGCATTGCCAACGTTGCTAAAAGCTAA
- a CDS encoding coniferyl aldehyde dehydrogenase, with amino-acid sequence MKHELTATQMTATLKSMQEAFADDPMPTVPVRIEQLLALKSALIDYTDRLCTAVSEDYGHRSRQDTLMADILPCLGNIDHTIECLPHWSTSSIRHSGPLLSTSRVEVVYQPKGVVGIIAPWNFPIMLSIGPLVSALAAGNRAMIKMSEFTPTTNNVLRQLLDEVFNAGEVCLVEGEVEIAAAFSALPFDHLLFTGSTQVGRQVMKSAADTLTPVTLELGGKSPVIVAEDMPIDIAVERIIYGKSLNNGQVCVAPDYVLLPEDKLEAFILEYKKQYQLLFDEGVYSENLTSLINPRQCDRIVGLLNEEQQVGTRIVACHDDAMDLDCQRLVTHLVVEPSLSSKVMNEEIFGPLLPLITYRNIEEAFQVINSKPRPLALYLMSFDLSLQAQVKHQVHSGGMCINDCVFHLAVDDAPFGGIGESGQGNYHGKEGFLTFSHAKTVLETGLDHRVKQLFAKEDNELKTAVMSMLGK; translated from the coding sequence ATGAAACATGAATTGACGGCTACACAAATGACAGCGACGTTGAAGAGTATGCAGGAAGCTTTTGCAGATGATCCGATGCCCACTGTGCCGGTGAGAATAGAACAGTTGCTTGCGCTGAAATCTGCTCTTATCGATTACACAGACCGTTTGTGTACAGCAGTAAGTGAGGATTATGGTCACCGCAGCCGACAAGATACTTTGATGGCCGACATACTTCCTTGTTTAGGAAATATCGATCACACCATCGAGTGTTTGCCTCATTGGTCGACATCTTCAATTCGCCACTCAGGGCCTTTGCTTTCCACTTCTCGCGTTGAAGTGGTTTATCAGCCGAAAGGTGTCGTGGGGATCATTGCCCCATGGAATTTCCCTATCATGTTATCCATCGGCCCGCTCGTTTCAGCCTTGGCTGCGGGTAATCGCGCCATGATCAAAATGAGTGAATTTACGCCAACAACGAATAACGTTTTAAGACAGTTATTGGATGAAGTCTTCAATGCCGGTGAGGTGTGCTTGGTTGAAGGCGAGGTTGAAATTGCCGCGGCGTTTTCTGCGTTGCCGTTCGATCATCTTCTATTTACGGGTTCAACCCAAGTGGGTCGTCAAGTGATGAAGTCAGCGGCTGACACGCTAACCCCCGTGACTCTTGAGCTTGGTGGCAAGTCTCCGGTTATCGTGGCCGAAGACATGCCGATCGATATTGCGGTCGAGCGAATCATTTACGGTAAAAGCCTCAATAATGGCCAAGTATGCGTTGCTCCAGATTACGTGCTACTTCCTGAAGATAAGCTCGAAGCTTTCATTCTGGAATATAAAAAACAATACCAACTGCTGTTTGATGAAGGGGTCTATTCCGAGAATTTGACGTCCCTCATCAACCCTCGCCAATGCGACCGCATAGTGGGTTTGTTGAATGAAGAACAACAAGTGGGAACTCGAATCGTGGCCTGCCATGACGACGCGATGGACCTAGATTGTCAACGATTGGTGACGCATCTGGTTGTTGAACCAAGCTTGTCATCCAAGGTGATGAACGAAGAGATTTTCGGCCCGCTATTACCGTTGATTACGTATCGCAATATTGAAGAGGCGTTCCAAGTCATCAATAGCAAACCAAGGCCTTTGGCGCTGTATCTGATGAGCTTTGATTTGAGTTTACAGGCTCAGGTTAAGCACCAAGTTCATTCCGGTGGAATGTGTATCAATGACTGTGTTTTCCATTTAGCCGTTGATGACGCGCCGTTTGGTGGCATTGGCGAATCAGGGCAGGGCAATTATCACGGTAAAGAAGGTTTTCTCACTTTCTCCCATGCCAAAACAGTCTTGGAAACGGGCTTAGATCATCGAGTTAAGCAGCTGTTTGCAAAAGAAGACAACGAATTAAAAACAGCAGTGATGAGCATGCTTGGTAAGTAA
- a CDS encoding iron-containing alcohol dehydrogenase, whose product MTTNNFNFQLKTIVHAQENGIENIPSLFARLGAKRVVLFSDKGLESLGFVEQFSALFVNQTANQETNQQTSQQTTQLVGVYTDIAPDATCDNINAAIEFANSLNADAILSVGGGSVIDASKGVKYALHKQIDDIRTVIAGGGFMEVWPNNEDIRVPHIAVPTTAGTGAEASPIAVFYNEHENIKASLVASGLEADIAILDPTVTTKLPAHLTRSTAMDALTHAVEAIVSPMSNAFTDAYGIQAAKLIVENLPVALREPENLTARGNLLQASTMAISAFYSSLGGIPIHNCAHAFGAISHIPHGDANTVLMPVVIEALPEFYMPNAIKLAQAFSLDSTGTDEMIYQRVLDFLHNFQTQVGAMKRFSSWEFDDQEKRNIAQAIEKDICFQFYPISKQTIEQIIEKAI is encoded by the coding sequence ATGACTACCAATAACTTTAACTTTCAACTGAAAACCATTGTTCATGCTCAAGAGAACGGCATCGAAAATATCCCTTCTTTATTTGCTCGCTTAGGCGCGAAAAGAGTCGTGCTTTTTTCTGACAAAGGTTTGGAGTCTTTGGGCTTTGTTGAGCAATTCTCAGCGTTGTTTGTAAATCAGACGGCGAATCAAGAAACAAACCAACAAACAAGTCAACAAACAACTCAGCTCGTTGGTGTGTACACCGATATTGCACCAGACGCGACTTGCGACAACATCAACGCTGCGATTGAGTTTGCCAATAGCCTAAATGCCGACGCTATTTTGTCTGTCGGTGGCGGCAGTGTGATTGATGCTTCTAAAGGCGTGAAATACGCACTTCATAAGCAGATTGATGATATCCGTACTGTGATTGCTGGCGGTGGCTTTATGGAAGTTTGGCCAAACAATGAAGACATTCGAGTGCCTCATATTGCCGTACCAACAACGGCTGGCACGGGCGCTGAAGCTTCTCCGATTGCGGTTTTTTACAACGAGCATGAAAACATCAAGGCAAGCTTAGTAGCGTCTGGTTTAGAGGCTGACATTGCGATTCTTGATCCGACCGTCACCACCAAGCTGCCTGCTCATCTGACTCGCTCAACCGCGATGGATGCACTAACGCACGCCGTTGAGGCTATTGTGTCTCCAATGAGCAATGCCTTTACCGATGCTTATGGCATTCAGGCTGCAAAACTGATTGTAGAAAACTTACCCGTGGCACTTAGAGAGCCAGAAAACCTAACGGCACGTGGCAATCTTCTTCAGGCAAGCACGATGGCGATATCTGCATTTTATTCATCGCTAGGTGGCATTCCTATCCATAACTGCGCCCATGCCTTTGGTGCGATTAGTCATATCCCACATGGCGACGCTAACACGGTACTGATGCCGGTTGTGATTGAGGCGCTGCCGGAATTCTATATGCCGAACGCAATTAAATTGGCTCAAGCATTCTCGCTCGATAGCACAGGAACAGACGAGATGATTTACCAACGAGTTTTGGATTTCTTACACAACTTCCAAACTCAAGTTGGTGCGATGAAGCGTTTCAGCAGCTGGGAATTCGATGACCAAGAGAAGCGAAATATTGCTCAAGCGATTGAGAAAGACATCTGCTTCCAGTTCTACCCAATCTCAAAACAAACGATTGAACAGATTATAGAAAAAGCGATTTAG
- a CDS encoding tetratricopeptide repeat protein produces the protein MFNKRLTTVILTGALAVLLFAKASVGSESSTALSEQHQDVVQQLDEAYEGQSEAQLALAYRYLSGDGVEQNDEKAAEWFETAASAGSPEAQTQLGLMYFSGSGVQVSQADAVTWIGLAAAQDYDPALDLLHWMSQAAH, from the coding sequence ATGTTCAATAAACGTTTAACTACCGTGATTCTGACTGGTGCTTTGGCTGTCCTGCTTTTCGCCAAGGCAAGCGTTGGAAGCGAAAGCTCCACGGCTTTATCTGAACAGCATCAAGATGTCGTGCAGCAGTTAGATGAAGCCTATGAAGGACAGTCTGAAGCACAACTTGCGCTCGCTTATCGGTATTTGAGCGGTGATGGTGTTGAGCAGAATGACGAGAAAGCGGCGGAATGGTTTGAAACCGCAGCCAGTGCCGGTAGCCCTGAAGCTCAAACACAGCTTGGCTTAATGTACTTCTCTGGAAGTGGCGTTCAGGTTAGCCAAGCGGACGCTGTCACCTGGATCGGTTTGGCAGCTGCTCAAGATTATGACCCTGCGCTCGACTTATTACATTGGATGTCCCAAGCCGCGCACTAA
- a CDS encoding arylsulfatase: protein MQTFKKSLLFTAMAAASSAAFAAESDKPNIVVIVGDDVGFADTQPYGSEVETPNLMALAEEGVKFTNFHASPTSSVTRSMMLTGANSHEVGLGTFDYAVYPGAIGKPGYEGYLTKKGVTVATLLKENGYNTYLSGKWHLGHDDGFLPDDRGFSESYGILAGGSNHFNRDMMFPAKNAATVEALQKGDIPGVEVEPIYRNGEVVEDKYKGEYSDQVYTNELIKMIDGKKDDGKPFFAYLPFTAIHLPLQAPESAYQDKVDYYVEHGWDSIREDRFERMKEMGVIPKDADISSRNALSRPWDSLSEKEQEWYGKKMAVAMGMMEMQDQQVGQVVDYLKEIGEYDNTYIMYLADNGPEAADITGENISDLIRTWTAHHFDNSTENLGKANSSVSLGPEWASASTGGLSWYKAYTAEGGIRVPFIVKPAKALLEGDQALQPGTQTGDLSQVKDIAATILEIADVQHPGTKYQGREVAPMSGVSLLPYFKGETAEVHSADNAIPFELFGSGILLKGDYKIIRISTGMGGDSEWHLYNTKQDPAEQHDLRNQMPDLFLEMVAEYQEYEKAQNIVPVDEAWNPFENVK from the coding sequence ATGCAGACATTCAAGAAATCCCTACTATTCACCGCGATGGCCGCCGCAAGTAGCGCCGCTTTCGCCGCCGAATCAGACAAGCCGAACATCGTTGTTATTGTTGGTGATGATGTTGGCTTTGCTGATACCCAGCCTTATGGTTCAGAAGTCGAAACACCGAACTTGATGGCGCTTGCTGAAGAGGGGGTTAAGTTTACTAACTTCCATGCGTCACCAACCTCATCGGTTACGCGCTCTATGATGTTAACCGGAGCGAACAGCCACGAGGTTGGGCTAGGTACCTTTGATTATGCTGTCTATCCGGGGGCGATTGGTAAGCCGGGTTATGAAGGTTACCTGACCAAGAAGGGCGTAACAGTGGCTACGCTGCTCAAAGAAAATGGCTACAACACGTATTTATCGGGTAAATGGCATTTAGGTCATGATGATGGGTTCCTGCCCGATGACCGAGGTTTTTCGGAGAGTTACGGCATTTTAGCGGGCGGTTCGAATCACTTTAACCGCGACATGATGTTCCCAGCTAAAAATGCGGCTACCGTTGAAGCGCTTCAAAAAGGCGATATTCCCGGCGTTGAAGTTGAACCAATCTACAGAAATGGTGAAGTCGTTGAGGACAAATACAAAGGCGAGTACTCCGACCAAGTCTACACCAACGAACTCATCAAGATGATCGATGGTAAGAAAGACGACGGTAAGCCTTTCTTCGCTTATCTTCCTTTCACAGCGATACACCTTCCGTTGCAAGCGCCAGAGTCGGCATATCAAGATAAGGTTGATTACTACGTTGAGCATGGTTGGGATTCGATTCGTGAAGACCGCTTTGAGCGCATGAAAGAGATGGGCGTCATTCCTAAAGATGCCGATATCTCAAGTCGTAATGCATTAAGTCGCCCTTGGGACTCTTTGTCTGAGAAAGAACAAGAGTGGTATGGCAAGAAGATGGCGGTGGCGATGGGAATGATGGAGATGCAAGACCAACAAGTCGGTCAGGTTGTCGATTACCTAAAAGAGATTGGCGAATACGACAATACCTACATCATGTATCTGGCAGACAACGGCCCTGAAGCCGCGGACATTACCGGTGAAAACATCAGTGATTTGATCCGCACATGGACGGCGCATCACTTTGATAATTCAACTGAAAATTTGGGCAAGGCGAACTCCAGTGTGTCACTTGGTCCTGAGTGGGCAAGCGCATCAACCGGTGGTTTGTCTTGGTATAAAGCGTACACGGCAGAAGGGGGTATTCGAGTGCCCTTCATTGTTAAGCCTGCGAAAGCGCTCTTAGAGGGCGATCAAGCGCTGCAACCCGGCACCCAAACCGGTGACTTGTCACAAGTAAAAGACATCGCAGCCACAATTCTTGAAATCGCCGATGTACAACACCCAGGAACTAAGTATCAAGGTCGAGAAGTGGCCCCGATGAGTGGTGTGAGTTTGTTGCCTTACTTTAAAGGTGAAACGGCAGAGGTACACAGTGCTGATAATGCGATTCCATTTGAGTTGTTTGGTAGTGGCATTTTGCTCAAAGGGGATTACAAGATCATCCGAATTTCTACAGGCATGGGCGGTGACAGTGAATGGCACCTGTACAACACCAAACAGGATCCGGCTGAGCAGCATGACTTAAGAAACCAAATGCCAGACTTGTTCCTAGAGATGGTTGCTGAGTATCAAGAGTACGAAAAAGCGCAAAACATTGTGCCAGTTGATGAAGCGTGGAACCCGTTTGAGAACGTGAAATAG
- a CDS encoding anaerobic sulfatase maturase → MTTLSLSNLSSVPQFNGKAHSKLQALAKPIGAVCNISCTYCYYLEKQQLLEYPKGSQYVMDEALLELYIKQYIEGQNTPEIIFSWHGGEPTLLGIEYFERVVALQKKYCPSHSKISNDLQTNGTLLNDDWCEFFKNNDFIIGVSIDGPEHLHNHYRTNRAGKGTFSQTMRGICYLNKHNVEFATLTCVNDVTGKYPLEVYRFLRDEVGSKQLQFIPVVDKREAHSNNKWLSNQQAIIPVSGEVESWSVGSAQWGEFLSTVFDEWFEHDFGRVLVPYFENFVGVWMGRDSTMCTLSEICGKGLAVEPNGDVYSCDHYVYPEFKLGNIHEKPLSTLAFSNAQQTFGFAKQKSLPKQCQTCEFKFACHGECPKNRIINSRDGEAGLNYLCEGWLKFFQHIDPVLNALLKANNIVPRMG, encoded by the coding sequence ATGACGACCTTATCACTATCAAACCTGAGTTCGGTTCCGCAATTTAACGGCAAGGCACACAGCAAGCTTCAAGCGTTGGCAAAACCCATTGGTGCGGTATGCAATATCAGCTGCACTTACTGTTATTACTTAGAGAAACAGCAGTTGCTTGAATACCCAAAAGGGTCTCAATATGTGATGGATGAAGCGCTGCTAGAGTTGTATATCAAGCAGTATATAGAGGGGCAGAATACGCCGGAGATTATCTTTTCTTGGCATGGCGGAGAGCCAACTCTGCTCGGCATTGAGTATTTTGAAAGGGTCGTGGCATTACAGAAAAAGTACTGCCCTAGCCACAGTAAGATCAGCAATGACCTGCAAACCAATGGCACTTTGTTGAATGATGATTGGTGCGAGTTCTTCAAGAACAATGACTTTATCATCGGTGTGAGCATTGATGGCCCCGAGCATCTACATAATCATTACCGCACAAATCGCGCAGGCAAAGGCACTTTTTCCCAAACCATGCGCGGAATCTGCTATCTAAACAAACATAACGTTGAGTTTGCGACCTTAACTTGTGTGAACGATGTGACGGGCAAATACCCGTTAGAGGTTTATCGTTTTCTGCGAGATGAAGTAGGTTCAAAGCAGCTGCAGTTCATCCCTGTGGTGGATAAGCGCGAGGCTCACTCCAACAATAAATGGTTGAGCAACCAACAAGCGATCATTCCGGTCTCTGGCGAAGTTGAATCGTGGAGTGTTGGTTCAGCGCAATGGGGAGAGTTTCTTTCGACGGTTTTTGATGAGTGGTTCGAACACGATTTTGGCCGAGTGCTTGTGCCTTACTTTGAAAATTTCGTCGGTGTGTGGATGGGAAGAGACAGTACCATGTGCACCTTGAGTGAAATCTGCGGCAAAGGGTTAGCGGTTGAACCTAATGGCGATGTGTATTCGTGCGACCATTATGTTTATCCAGAATTTAAGTTGGGCAATATTCATGAGAAGCCGCTATCGACGCTAGCGTTTTCAAACGCTCAGCAAACCTTTGGATTCGCGAAGCAAAAGTCGTTGCCCAAACAGTGCCAAACTTGTGAGTTTAAATTTGCTTGTCATGGTGAGTGCCCCAAGAACCGAATTATCAACAGTCGTGATGGTGAAGCCGGGCTAAATTACCTGTGTGAAGGGTGGCTCAAATTCTTTCAACATATCGACCCGGTGCTCAATGCTTTGCTAAAAGCCAATAACATAGTGCCGCGGATGGGATAA
- a CDS encoding TetR/AcrR family transcriptional regulator, which yields MKDMRQAMLDAGFSLINEHGFAGVGLMKIINQAEGTKGSFYHYFKSKEHFGEILLADYFDEHLVKLDDFLSDETLSRRNRVKTYFEFWCASKLTEEFSIQCLVVKLAGEVSGSANPLQSTMAEGAEKIILRMSKLFEEGNEAGDFNIADPESLSRTLYGLWLGSTLMAAMQRNRSILNNAMEETLLAMSSKD from the coding sequence ATGAAAGACATGCGACAAGCTATGCTCGATGCAGGGTTTAGCCTTATTAATGAACACGGATTTGCTGGTGTTGGCCTGATGAAAATCATCAACCAAGCCGAAGGGACTAAAGGTTCTTTTTACCATTACTTCAAATCCAAAGAGCACTTTGGCGAGATCCTTCTAGCCGACTATTTTGATGAGCACCTAGTTAAGCTTGATGACTTTCTGAGTGATGAAACTCTGTCCCGTCGTAACCGCGTTAAAACGTACTTCGAGTTTTGGTGTGCGTCGAAACTGACGGAAGAGTTCAGTATTCAATGCCTTGTGGTTAAGCTAGCAGGTGAAGTGTCTGGTTCTGCTAACCCGTTACAATCAACCATGGCAGAAGGCGCAGAAAAGATCATACTGCGTATGTCGAAGCTCTTTGAAGAAGGCAATGAAGCGGGTGATTTCAACATCGCAGATCCTGAATCACTATCTCGCACGCTTTATGGCTTATGGCTAGGCTCTACGCTAATGGCAGCGATGCAGCGCAACCGTTCGATTCTGAACAATGCCATGGAAGAGACATTGCTTGCCATGAGTTCAAAAGATTAA